GCGGAACTTTTTTACGCCATGCACGATGGCTAAGCCCTCTTTGTCAATCTGCGCATACTTTCGCTCACTTGCTCCAAGCGTTTTCGAAGCGTACGCTATCGGTCGTTCGGTACCGTCCGGTTCTCTGCGCGCCAACACGGCTCCGATCCCAACAGGAGATGCATCGCATGACAGCACGATTGGTCGCTGCGGATTACACGAGATTAGAACTGTTGCTGACGCTAACACGTTCTTGAGTGCACTGAAGGCTTGGTCGTGTTGGCTATTCCAAAACCAGCGGCTATCTTTGTCCAACAAACGGTGGAGTGGTTCCGCGACTTCTGCTTTTCCTTTTAGGAAACGGCTGTAAAAATTTATTAGCCCAAGGAATGATTGCAGCTCCTTTTTCGATGACGGAGTCGGTGCGTTCAGAATCGCTTCTACCTTGCTCGTGCTAGGATGAATTCCCGTGGCGTCTATCACATGACCCAAAAActcgcatttttctttgttcaCTCGTAGGCATGCGTTTTGTAGACGGGTGAGCACTGCCTCTAGTCGTTCTTCGTGTTGTTCTAGCGTGTCTACTGATATCAAGATGTCATCGACATAGCATTTCACGCCCGAAATACGTGCCAGCAGTGTGTCAATGGTGCGCTGAAACAACCACGGCGCTACGGAAATGCCAAATGGAAGTCTGCGCACGTTAAATAAGACGTTCATTGTGTTCGCAGTAAGCACTGTAGCCGATTCATCATCCACAACAAGCTGTTGATAGGCCTGAGCCAAATCCGGCTTCGTGAAAAATTTACTTGGCCCTAGTGATGCCAAGACCTGCTCAGTTGTGGGCAAAGGATAGACGCTGTTTTGAACTGCCTTGTTCACTGTGCTGCGATAATCACCGCACAGGCGTATGGAACCATTTCTCTTTCTCACTACTACGATGCCCAAGCAGAGGACTGTACTGGTTCCCACACACCTTCTTTAACTAGCCTGTCTATCTCGGCTGCGACGTCATCTCGAAGTGCGAATGGCACTGCTCTTCAAGAACACCGGTTGTGCTTCATCTTTTAGATCTATGTGCACTGGATCCCTAGTGCAGCCTGGCAGATCACTTCCGAACACCTCTTGAAAGCGCTGAACCATTTCTGCACCCTCGGACACTTTTTTTATTCCATGAATTTCAATTCCTAAGGCCTTAAACCAACTTCTTCCCAGCAGGCTGCTGCCTTGTTTGCTCACTAACAGTAAGGGCAATTTCGCACACTTTTCTTTGAAGCGCACTTCCACTATTGCCTTTCCCAGCATCTGCAGTGGCTCTTTCGTCCAAGTCACGAGCTGCGTGCCAGTACTCTGAAGTGCGATTTTGCCTGCGCTGCCTTCAATTGCTCGAAACGTTTCTTGACTGACCAGCGAGTGTGACGCCCCTGAGTCTACTTCCATCTGCACATCTTTTCCTTGAATCCGTACAGTGGCGAAAAACTTTTCAAGCTCGTGAACTTCGCAAACCGAGTAAAGTTCTTCTACTTCGTGAAGCGGTCTGCTTGTCTGACTTTGCTTTCGTGCCTGTTTATTTTCCGACTTCTGGGCAGCAGTTTGCTTTTGACTTAACTGCGATTCTTTTCTGAAACGACATGCTCTCGCGATATGGCCCGTTTTCTTGCAGTAGCGACATGCCGCGTAACGAAACTTGCAAATTTCAGCACTGTGCTTACCGTTGCAGCGGTAGCAGATGACTTCTTTGGACGAAGCCGGTTCCTTTGAGCGCGTTTCGTGGACGGCCGCGTCGCCGGTGCCGCTCGCGTCACTGTGGCTCTGTGTCCTGATTTCTCGTTGCTGTCGTTGAGTTACTTCCGCTGTCACAGCCATGTCGTACGCCACAGCGAATGCCAGGTTCCTTTCTGCCAGTAGACGTTGTTGTACCGCCTCGTTGTTGATGCCGAAGACGAAACGGTCTCGCATCATCTCGAACAGTGGAAGCGTCTTGTCTCCAAAACCGCAGTTTTCAGCCAGTTTTCTCAGCGCTGTCACGTAGTCTGCGACGCTTTCCCCTTGAGCTTGGTTACGCTTATAAAATAAAAATCTTCCGTACAGTACCGACGGCTTCGGGTGCATGTGTTCACGGACTGCTTTCTTGCTGCAATCGTAGGTTGCAGCTGTCGGCCTTTCGGGTTTCACCAGCGTCACGATGAGACTGTACGTTTCTTCTCCGCAGGAGCTGAGCAAAACCGCCCGCTTTTCTTCGCCCTCTGAAAGCTTGTTCGCTTCGCAGTACATTTCCAGTCGCTCCACGTACTCATCCCATGACGCGCTTGTACCTAGGCGGTACTCCCCGATGCCGGTGACTGGCATAGCGCCGCGCGCATTGGTCGGGCCTGCGCCGGTCCGCTGCCTGCCTCGTCGCCAATTGTGATGGACGTGACTCGGAGCCAGACGATCAGCAACTGATAAAAGCTTTATTCAGCGGGCTATTATATACACAGACAACCGATGACGTAGTGGTCACGTAGCTTACGTGCACAAGAAAGAACGAGCGCGGCGTTAGGTGCCACGTCATTACAATttggagctgaaaaaacaacgcGCACGTTGCCTCGACTCCCTATCTTTTTCAGGCTATGCGAAATCTGGTGTATGTAGGGGATCACTGCGGTTTTCACCTGGTCACGTCCGCTAGCTCTCGCATTCTCATGAGGGCATTGTCCCGAACGTTCCTGTTTGAGCACCTTTTCTGCCACCGACAACAACACCTGGTTAGGATAACCAGCCTCCTTAAGCCGCGCGGACTGCTGCTCGAAACTGGTTTTCATTTGGTGTGGGCATGATTCCTTAAGGGCGTTTTTCAAACGCATGTTAGTTATGCCCCTCTTCACCAACTTCGAATGAGCTGAATGAAATTGGAGAACGGGTTTGTTAGCCCAGCAGGTCCTACTATAAGTAAAAATAAACTGAACGTCAAGAAAGCGTAGCTTATTGTTGACAGGCATTTCAAAGGTCACGTCAAGAGGTCTCAAGCACTCGCGATAAATCACAGAGACATCAGCACATTTTTCTTGGAAACTATTAGCAGGACAATCCAGAAACACTAGAAAATCGTCGACAAATCTAAAAGATCGCTGAAAATATGTTAATACCGTGAGGCGTTCACACATGTGCTTATCTAATTGTGCTAAATATAGGTTGCTAAGGACGGGAGCCAGACACGATCCTATGCAAATGTCTTTCTTCTGCAGGTGTGGCCTAGTTCCACTGTATGAAGGTTGAAGACAGGTAAAAATGCAAGAATTCTAAAAACCCTTCTACTGAAACACCTGCTTCCTGTGAAAACCTTATATTTATCAATACAATCCTCGACACATTGAAGAAGGTCATTCTGTGGAATGGAATAATATAATTCTTTCACGTCGGCTGAGAAGGCCTTGAAGCCCTTTTCGGCGTTACACCTAGCAAATTCAAGGACTTCGTCAGAACTTCTTACAAGAAAAGGGTCATCAATCTCTAGGATGTTCTGCTTAGAAAGCAGGTACAGGGCCTCTCTAGCTTATGCCAAGTGCCGCTTTCGGAAATTATGACTCGAAACGGAACATCCTCTTTGTGCGTCTTAGCATTAAAAATACATCCAAAACCTTCTTATCTGACTTCAGTATACTTTTCCTTAGTTTATCGAGATTCAACTTTCTGCAAATTTCACTTGCTCTCGCTGCTACTTCCACAGCAGACACATCCTCGCGCTCATTGAACACTGCAGAAATGGCTGGACCGGCTTTTTCCGAGAAGCATTTGTAGGAAAAAGCGCAAAACCGCCGTCTTTGTCGGTCGGTATGACACAAAATGAATTACTCTTCAGGTAAGACTACGCGTTTTACAGGTAACTTAACAGGTAACGTTTTACAGGTAACTTTTACAGGTAACGTTTTACAGGTAACTGCCGGCGAGAGAGTTAGATTATTTACATATGCCATAAAAGCTGACCGCAATTGCAGTTCATGATTAAGGCTCTTGGTGTTTTCTCGATGCAACAGCCTTAGATTGCCGTGTTGATATCGCTGTGCACGTGGTTTTTGTGTACGACCGGTCCCGCAAATAAATTTCGTTGTTGAAAGCATTCGtctcttctcgtgtccgtgtttttatgcgcttccaaattaccattcgttcggaggaacaccgaaggaacacgacaaccttcgcctaccccccatttcctcgacaggggaagggctaatAATTTTTATTGTGGCCTCAAAGCGTTCGATGTTTCATTatttctgcattccgcttcctctttattttcagattaccttggtgtatgcttgagtaagtctttccttcgtttatataTACAACGAGGTATTGATATCGCATGacgacttgctgttgaattgacaccacctAATTACTCGATCGTCTATTcaataaagatcataattcccgatttgtCTGTggtaaacttaaggcctagatttgtcgctgcgttacCACACATATTCGCGAATGTCAGTAAATCAATTGAATTTTCCGCTAATAGCActatatcgtccgcatacatcaggcTGCCCGTATGCCCATTATGCCCGtatgataaatcaaaccctaattcactgttttccagttgtCCTTCTATGCTCTTTCACGACCCCGAAAACGTGAAAACAATGGAGACAGTGGACGTCCTTGCtacagtccttggtgaatttccaccgcTTCCATAAATTTTCGACCTTCTCATTAAGTTTGCACTCGGTTGTCTacatatatctccctcagcagctccacgaaatcgtcttctatgcctttgtGCTTGAGAACATCCCATAACAATTCTTTTTCTGTTTCTGTAGGCCCCCCTAGtgtctagaaatgctatccataaacgTATATTGTGAACTATTAAGATGTCCATGCACCGAGTTAGTACAAAGCTATtttcctctaagcgtctgcctgatCTGACTCCATTATATCAGTATATCATTTTTCTGCACCGACTTGGGCAGTTGTAATTTTAAGGCCTCCGTTACCATTCTATAAATCACCGACGCAACTCTAACTGGCCTATACGTGCTTGTCGTATCCTTATCACCTTTACCTTTGCAGATAAGGTTCATCTTGATTTCACGCCGTCCAACTGCAGTTTTCTTCGTTTTAATCACTTGCTGTATGGTATTAGTGAGCAAAGCCTTGCTCTTCAGACCCAGGTGCttattagctgtattgggatttcatcagGTCCTGCGGCCGTGTTAATAGGAACATTTTCGTCGGCTTTCTTTCTAGTAAAAGCTCACTCCGCTAAATTTGGATCTCTCTGTTGCTGCTCTATCTGTTTTAGTTCGAACTGTCTTTCGTGCCgtagttatccctaataacgtatCTGATGTAAAGCAGCACATCGTCTCCTTCGAACATGCTTTCCCTCTTCATCTTTTATAGCCGTTTCAGAATTTTTAGTTGGCGCTTCAAGTGCTCTTACACCGTTCGAAAATATTTCTGGTACACCATTGTCAATTTTCCCAATGTTATACACCCAACGTTAACTTGTGCATtcaattttctcttgcacgagctcattTGCTACCCTTTTCTTTTCTGGGTACTCGTTACATCTGTTGCACAGTTTCtccgtgtaatcccaactttttggcttctcaaTGTTCCCTAGACGCTCTTCTATACGTTGCTTTAGTTCCTtgtgtggggagcacacgctgtcaccttctcccgcgggcgctcgcccgtcgcttgcgaacGGAGCGCACGCAACGGTAGCCGGGCGggcatctcgtgcgcgcacaacgcgcgccgcgggagccgggcggacacgggagaaatgcactttgccctctcccggttctcgctcgcctctcgcgacgcgcgcgcccgcgcgggaagagggaaagtatccggcgggcgaggaggacactcccctcgcggaaagggaaaaagataaaagagcgcgaccgagagacccccggggctctctgacctcgcttgacctacctgccgatacggatttacccgctgaaacccgtgagtgacctcgtttgcgtgactactacacgcgacgaggcaagcctattttattacttattatacagagcggacttccctctgcaagagtgttttattgccaacagcaataaacgttgttgagttgactcgcttgttgccttattcgcccgaaccctacgtagctgcgattacacgcgctacgggttggggaagacccccacagttggcgctaccaacgtggttcgaattcggcaacacggcgagtttttttttttctgttttttggagctgggactactgaagttacagcaaacaatggcgacgggcttgtctgactttccagatttgttcatgttgtcggatgtcgcggcagataatcagaggcctagtgctaacgcggcggcagcttccgaacaaaccggtagctttgattttgagtgtttcacgcgAAACAGTCGGGATCACGGAAACGCCACGTTTGCAGGGTTTAGGCCTGAAAGTAGGCCTAACACGCCTAACACCTCGCCGCTTCGTCCCGCGGACTCAGAGCCACCTATGCCTCTAACtagttcgacgcaagctgcggatgcgtccgaaccttcgggcggtagtattccgtcaagcgaaataatgctgcagaatgcgctgcaagtcatgcagagcttagccggcgccctgcagaacacaatgcgggccccgtcgcagagcgagcgaccacgaattaaggtagacaggcctacctatagtgggtaccacgatcgcactagtgcaaacgagtacctcgaccgtctgcagtattaacagcaagcaacagggctttcagacgccgaacttctcgcgcgcgtggtccctgcttcactgactgaacaggcggctcattggttccgactggccggacacagagcccgcacagtagaagagttccgcgcgaacttccgcgaggaatttcttccggccaactacgagtggcgtttgaggagagagttggagttgcgtacccagcatccggacgagtccctgctggagtatgttcgagcgatggacgaactttatcgtctcgcaagccctctcgccaccgacgccgataaagtcgagcgcgtcacacggcaagcgcacccgactttcgcggcctacttcaggggatgtaggtaccgagacttagacgagctcgccaccgaagcaaagcgcatccaaggggacatcctcgcggcacgagcataccgtccgcctccacccgccgcgctgtcactcgagcctcgctgcgcgtggaacggcggcgggatcgcttcacattccccgagggtcgacgcgtcggcatcgttcgccgacgagcaggtccagcgtggttgggaattatcagaccgcgccttggacccgtacgcctacgcgctgaaaacagcacagcataacgcgccgcggcaggaacttgcgagaacggaagagcggcacatgccgaccgccgagcgtggaagctacggcccgccggattggagcgacgggcgcccacgccaccgaggcttcggtggccgttgctaccaatgcggcggactggggcacatcgcccgtgactgcgcaagcacgccgggccgaggtcgagcacgtggttcgggaaacgggcgaggccgccggtgatccaccttgggtcccgggcggcgatctcgaacacaactggtgatttcgatttacttgcgcctttggcttgtcgcgtaggagatgtcgcggactcgcaggcgccgttcatcgagctaacgatagcccgaaagaagtttgccgcattattggatactggggcaagcgcttctttatttggtgacgaggtgttgcagcatctccgcgagaacaatatccgcttaagagatagtgacatcactttccgccttgcttccggcacagcacaatcgagcggtgcagctagactagttattcgttgggagagacgcgtcaggcgacaacgcctcgtacatcttcccggtctgtcagtgcctgttattttaggtcgagactttctcgccaagtcgggtattttgatagacatcgccagcggaggttaccgagagaacggaacgggtgttttgaagcgtttcgcaaaagcgcccgtgcctgcggcgacacgccagtctccgggggcggcgcgagcgggccacacccagccgcagccgagcgagcaaaccgtaatcggtaaagacgatcaaagcaacggagagacggtggcacaacattgtgccgcgacgttgcaaggggcagcgcacccacttttatcagaggtcaacagcctgccggagagagaaagggcacgactgtcatcgctgttgtacgaatacgacgcgattttcacggaccgggcgggcctcactacgttagtcaggcacaggatagacacgggtgacgctgcgccgtggaaatgtaatcctcggccgataagcttgactaaacggaaagcacttgacagcgccttagacgaactcatcgacacaggcgttgtggaaaggtcgaacagcccatggggcttcccggtagttctagtcccgaagaaggacgatacttatcgccttcgtgtagactaccgcaggctgaatgaggttacgaagaaggatgcgtaccctctaccctccatttcctctttagtatctaacctaggcggggcgaagtactttacgacgctcgatgctagtcgtggatattttcaggtcgaaatggacgagcgtgacaaagagaaaacggctttcacttgtcaccgcgggctctttcagttcaaaagaatgtcttttggcttagtcggagctcccgctacttatcagaggttgatggaccgagttctaggagatgcgaagtggcaacatgctctcgcatatctcgacgacatagtggtttattcgaaaacattcgacgagcacttgcgccacttgagaagcgtcctagacaggctgaggtccgcgggtatcacgttgaacccgagtaaagctcagatagctgcgaacagaataacgctgttgggattcacgttggacaacggccgcattctgccgagtgaggataagctcgaggctatactgagctacccgtcgccgaaagacatcggcgaactgagacgctttctgggattggtgaacttttatcgccaattcattccagactgtggggcagtgcaagcgcctttaacgaagctcttgaggaaagacgagcgttggacttggggtccagagcaggaggcggcactgcgcggcctcacaaaggtgctcgctgacacggcagagttgcagctgcccgacttgaacagggagtttgtgattcaaacagacgcaagcgacctgggtctaggtgcgattttgcttcaggagcacggaggcattctccgaccggttgcgttcgcgagccgttcgttgacgccggcggaaaggaactagtcggtgacagagaaggagtgtctcgcgatagttttcgctctgcAAAAGTTCGACTATTATGTTGACGGACTGGCATTCACGATTGAGACggaccacatggctctcacttggttgagTCGTTTGAGCGAGCCGAGTGgccgcctggcgcgttgggcactgctgctgcagcgttacgacttcaccgtgcgctaccgcaaaggaaaaagcaatgccgcagcggacgcactttcgcgagcgccagtccgaggcgagggagaaaccctagccgtagcccgagtaagggacgcggaacaaccgtcgatcctgggcgagagcgtgaaccacgtagatgttgtcggttccgcaggagttgtcttcagcagaaaggagctgttcgaggctcagcagaaggatccgttttgtcgaaaagtgctcgacgggctccgagagccgggcggcgcggccgccgcgcacatggaggcagctggtattgctgtcggcgcggagcgctcaggaacagctggtaatgctgtgagcgcgctggattcctatctgctgaattccgacggcgtcctgctgaggtatattgccaccgagaacgacacaagtgaggcgtttaaggtggtgataccgcgcgcgttgagagcagcactgctacgctactttcatgactcgtgcatcgctgggcacgcgagcggccccaagacttacgttaagttgtgtcgcttcgctacctggccaggcatgaaacgggacgtgattcgctacgcccgatcgtgtcatgtgtgccaaagcgtgaagccccgaggcggacgaccgcccggcttcatgcagcctatcgacagccagactccctggcaaatcgcggcatgtgacgtcatgggaccgtatcccacaacaccgagcaggaacaaattcttgctggtggtcacggatcacttcagcaaatgggtagaacttttccccctacgaaaactgacggcacgggtgatcatggataagttgatggaggttttcaccaggtttggttttccggagcagttgataacggacaatgcgtcctacttcactgcaaaggtgttcgttgactcgtgcgccgcactgggcattaagcataagaaaatGACAACCTGccatgctcagtcgaaccccactgaacgagtcaatcgcaacatcaagcacatgcttgtcgcgttctctgaaaggcataaggactgggatacctaccttccagatctggtttgcattgcgatcgacagtgaactgctcgactgggtatgcgcctttttctctcaacctggggagagagctgcc
This Dermacentor silvarum isolate Dsil-2018 chromosome 6, BIME_Dsil_1.4, whole genome shotgun sequence DNA region includes the following protein-coding sequences:
- the LOC125946207 gene encoding uncharacterized protein LOC125946207 → MPVTGIGEYRLGTSASWDEYVERLEMYCEANKLSEGEEKRAVLLSSCGEETYSLIVTLVKPERPTAATYDCSKKAVREHMHPKPSVLYGRFLFYKRNQAQGESVADYVTALRKLAENCGFGDKTLPLFEMMRDRFVFGINNEAVQQRLLAERNLAFAVAYDMAVTAEVTQRQQREIRTQSHSDASGTGDAAVHETRSKEPASSKEVICYRCNGRNVYQKWCPQECCVGCCFWRHMTTSWNIDQAPATATLTR